In Bradyrhizobium guangxiense, the following are encoded in one genomic region:
- a CDS encoding cytochrome P450, with product MTVRLDFTSEAFFRDPPKAIATLRMSGPVVATHFPLIGDVWITTTHDATAQVLKDGATFTLRKEDGDVAGLRWWMPRYVRTIANNMLTMDEPDHTRLRGIVDEAFRRRAIVAMEPRIRAIADGLAGELFANGNPADLVQRYARILPLAVISELLGLPPADRPRFIAWANEMSSLTNVLSFFRLLFAFRKMRAYLERQLQIAREQGGEGLIAELIQVEREGGQISPDEMVSMVFLLLAAGAETTTHLISGSAYELLRNPHLRDWLEQDWSRVGLAVEEFLRFVSPVQFSKPRYVRRDVEVEGVHLKKGDRVMVMLAAANMDPAMHDRPERLDLERKPNRHISFGTGIHFCLGHQLARIEAACALEALFVRWPKLALAVDPTEIHWRKRPGLRAIATLPVTSEGRGTQMIARGEASIDRSLTAAS from the coding sequence ATGACTGTGCGCCTCGATTTCACCAGCGAGGCCTTCTTTCGCGATCCGCCGAAGGCGATTGCGACGTTGCGCATGTCCGGCCCCGTGGTCGCGACACACTTCCCTCTCATCGGCGACGTCTGGATCACCACGACCCATGACGCCACCGCGCAGGTCCTGAAGGACGGCGCGACCTTCACGTTGCGCAAGGAGGACGGCGACGTCGCCGGCTTGCGCTGGTGGATGCCGAGATACGTCAGGACCATCGCCAACAACATGCTGACGATGGACGAGCCTGACCATACCAGGCTGCGCGGCATCGTGGACGAGGCCTTTCGTCGCCGCGCCATCGTCGCGATGGAGCCGCGGATCCGGGCCATCGCCGACGGTCTCGCGGGCGAGCTCTTTGCGAACGGAAATCCGGCCGATCTCGTCCAGCGCTATGCGCGCATCCTGCCGCTCGCGGTGATCTCCGAACTCCTGGGCCTGCCGCCGGCCGACCGTCCGCGATTCATCGCCTGGGCCAACGAGATGTCCTCGCTGACCAATGTCCTCAGCTTTTTCCGCCTGCTGTTCGCGTTCCGCAAGATGCGCGCCTATCTCGAACGACAATTGCAGATCGCGCGCGAGCAGGGCGGCGAGGGGCTGATCGCCGAGTTGATCCAGGTCGAGCGCGAAGGCGGCCAGATCTCGCCTGACGAAATGGTCTCGATGGTCTTTCTGCTGCTTGCGGCGGGGGCGGAGACCACCACGCATCTGATCAGCGGCTCGGCTTACGAGCTGCTCAGGAATCCCCACCTGCGCGATTGGCTCGAACAGGACTGGAGCCGGGTCGGCCTCGCCGTCGAAGAATTCCTGCGCTTCGTCTCGCCTGTGCAGTTCTCCAAGCCGCGCTATGTGCGGCGGGACGTCGAGGTCGAGGGCGTGCACCTCAAGAAGGGTGATCGCGTCATGGTCATGCTCGCCGCCGCAAACATGGATCCGGCGATGCATGATCGTCCCGAGCGGCTCGATCTCGAACGCAAGCCGAACCGTCACATCTCGTTCGGAACAGGGATCCATTTCTGCCTCGGCCATCAGCTCGCGCGCATCGAGGCGGCCTGCGCGCTGGAAGCGCTGTTTGTGCGGTGGCCGAAACTTGCGTTGGCCGTCGACCCCACCGAGATCCACTGGCGCAAGCGGCCGGGCTTGCGCGCAATCGCGACGCTTCCCGTCACGTCCGAGGGCCGTGGAACACAGATGATTGCGCGCGGTGAGGCGAGCATCGATCGTTCCCTCACCGCGGCGAGCTGA
- a CDS encoding DUF763 domain-containing protein, whose product MTRRSGSADLPLHTGRVPPWLASRMASLGSIVTQAIVHHYGRDAFLQRLSHPFWFQSFGAVMGMDWHSSGITTSVIGALKRGLGPLQDELGIYVCGGRGQHSRKTPDELMQLGDRVGFDGAKLTRASRLVAKVDSAAVQDGFDLYLHGFFVTADGKWTVVQQGMNGDKRQARRYHWHSEALKSFVDTPHSAIDGPQQGEIVNLTDHRADVSRSAQLDLLGDLGPDRIVCEFERLVGTAPEPAQAVLPHLIMPAHHDVRPKDVFARRLHGTLAAAAERGPVDFPDLLLTPGVGARTVRSLAMVAEVVHGAPYRFKDPARFSLAHGGKDRHPYPVPIKVYDETIRVLKGAIQSAKLGREEEMQAIRRLDDQARRLERTVHGPSVDAYIAGERAASPDLDGRSVFGWERDLSPTKKRTG is encoded by the coding sequence ATGACTCGACGTAGCGGCAGCGCCGATCTTCCCTTGCACACCGGACGGGTTCCGCCCTGGCTGGCGAGCCGCATGGCCTCGCTCGGGTCAATCGTCACGCAGGCGATCGTGCATCATTACGGCCGCGATGCATTTCTGCAGCGCCTGTCTCATCCGTTCTGGTTCCAGTCGTTCGGCGCCGTGATGGGGATGGATTGGCACTCCTCGGGGATAACGACCTCCGTGATTGGCGCACTGAAGCGCGGGCTTGGGCCGCTTCAGGACGAACTCGGGATTTATGTCTGCGGCGGCCGAGGCCAGCATTCGCGCAAGACACCGGACGAGTTGATGCAGCTCGGCGACCGCGTCGGCTTCGACGGCGCAAAGCTGACCCGCGCCAGCCGCCTGGTGGCGAAGGTCGACAGCGCGGCCGTGCAGGACGGCTTCGACCTCTATCTCCACGGCTTCTTCGTGACCGCCGACGGCAAATGGACGGTGGTGCAGCAGGGCATGAACGGCGACAAGCGGCAGGCACGACGCTATCACTGGCATTCCGAGGCGCTGAAGAGCTTTGTCGATACGCCGCACAGTGCGATCGACGGCCCCCAGCAGGGCGAGATCGTCAATCTCACCGACCATCGCGCCGACGTCTCACGCAGCGCGCAGCTGGATCTGTTGGGCGATCTCGGCCCTGATCGCATCGTCTGCGAGTTCGAACGGCTGGTCGGGACCGCGCCCGAGCCGGCACAGGCCGTGCTGCCGCATCTGATCATGCCCGCGCATCACGACGTCAGGCCGAAGGACGTGTTCGCGCGCCGCCTGCACGGCACGCTGGCGGCCGCAGCCGAGCGTGGGCCCGTCGATTTTCCGGACCTGCTGCTGACGCCGGGCGTCGGCGCCCGCACCGTGCGCTCGCTCGCGATGGTCGCGGAGGTGGTGCACGGTGCGCCCTATCGTTTCAAGGACCCCGCGCGTTTCTCGCTCGCCCATGGCGGCAAGGACCGGCATCCCTATCCCGTTCCGATCAAGGTCTATGACGAGACGATCCGGGTGCTGAAGGGCGCGATCCAGAGCGCGAAGCTCGGGCGCGAGGAAGAAATGCAGGCGATCAGGCGGCTCGACGATCAGGCACGCCGGCTGGAGCGGACCGTGCACGGCCCTTCCGTGGACGCCTACATCGCCGGCGAGCGCGCCGCCTCGCCCGATCTCGACGGCCGCTCCGTGTTCGGCTGGGAGCGCGATCTTTCGCCCACAAAAAAGCGGACCGGCTGA
- a CDS encoding mechanosensitive ion channel family protein, translating into MHWQALMAEIDRMLGWIPSWFVGLSLVVGAILLALSFYRVATWLLNRAFGTRLPLLGVFIARTSGPAQLALCLAAVPLVLPLAPLDDTIRTPLMRLFVVAVIALIGWISIRVVDMSAARYLQNFRDVTENFVARKHVTQVRVFKRVTDTIIVIITVSTALMTFDSVRQYGVSLFASAGAAGIIVGLAARPLLSNLIAGLQIAIPQPIRIEDVVIIENEWGWVEDIASTYVVIRLWDWRRMVVPLSYFIEKPFQNWTRDTASLIGVIALHVDYRADVPRIRRWLEEAVKQSKLWDGAVVNLQVIDADARTIELRALVSARNAPQSWDLRCEIREKLVAFIRDEMPEALPRDRAILIPSADDDADLLRRAGTPEKVRAAARN; encoded by the coding sequence ATGCATTGGCAGGCCTTGATGGCCGAGATCGACAGGATGCTCGGCTGGATACCGTCGTGGTTTGTCGGCCTCAGCCTGGTCGTCGGCGCGATCCTGCTCGCGCTGTCGTTCTACCGGGTCGCGACATGGCTGCTGAACCGCGCCTTTGGAACCCGTCTTCCGCTGCTCGGCGTGTTCATCGCGCGCACGTCCGGCCCGGCTCAGCTGGCGCTATGTCTGGCGGCCGTCCCTTTGGTCTTGCCGCTGGCGCCGCTCGACGACACGATCCGAACGCCGCTGATGCGCCTGTTCGTCGTGGCCGTCATCGCCCTGATCGGCTGGATCTCGATCAGGGTCGTCGACATGAGCGCGGCGCGCTACCTGCAGAATTTTCGCGATGTCACCGAGAATTTCGTCGCGCGCAAGCACGTGACGCAGGTTCGCGTGTTCAAGCGCGTCACCGACACCATCATCGTCATCATCACGGTGTCCACGGCGCTGATGACGTTCGATTCGGTGCGGCAGTACGGCGTCAGCCTGTTCGCCTCTGCAGGTGCCGCCGGTATCATCGTCGGTCTTGCCGCGCGGCCGCTGCTGAGCAATCTGATCGCGGGCCTGCAGATCGCGATCCCCCAGCCGATCCGCATCGAGGACGTCGTGATCATCGAGAACGAGTGGGGCTGGGTCGAGGACATCGCCTCGACCTATGTCGTGATCCGGCTGTGGGACTGGCGCCGCATGGTGGTGCCGCTGTCCTATTTCATCGAAAAGCCGTTCCAGAACTGGACTCGCGACACCGCATCCCTGATCGGCGTGATCGCGCTCCATGTCGATTATCGTGCCGACGTTCCGCGCATCCGGCGCTGGCTGGAAGAGGCGGTGAAGCAGTCCAAGCTCTGGGACGGGGCGGTGGTCAATCTTCAGGTGATCGACGCGGATGCGCGCACCATCGAGCTGCGGGCGCTGGTCAGCGCGCGGAATGCGCCGCAATCCTGGGACCTGCGCTGCGAGATCAGGGAAAAGCTCGTGGCCTTCATTCGCGATGAGATGCCGGAGGCGCTGCCGCGCGATCGCGCGATCCTGATCCCGTCGGCCGACGATGATGCCGATCTCCTGCGGCGCGCCGGCACACCGGAGAAGGTGCGGGCGGCCGCGCGCAATTGA